One genomic region from Mytilus trossulus isolate FHL-02 chromosome 9, PNRI_Mtr1.1.1.hap1, whole genome shotgun sequence encodes:
- the LOC134684130 gene encoding uncharacterized protein LOC134684130, with protein MSTNTSLCAICDLRHLTAASTHWCPECEESLCNNCKEHHSFSKSSRGHQVIHISEYNNLPSIITNINSFCPYHNEKYTQYCVKHEVPICFKCIKEHGNCSDLALLEDLARDIKSSELFRDMEQSLNDLKVNFNKIRENREYNILTIKDKKKQIVEDVSCFKKQINLHIDKLQEDFLKELDKVETECCEKIYSTVSSINDQYTEIIQYNVEIENINKYASDLQAFLGMREIQKNINTSEHCIQSMVQKKNLERVGLDFDIDTKLREFLTNVRKFGSILVDSCQTDNIELVRKKDRQAQILATEEQSINNIKLNFKRKLRTSCNITKGCCVTAKCEYLFTDYNECNEKLVVLNSNGKAVYTIDLSEPYSAFDLVCIDDNIVAVSTGYSNGNTGVIIIDLTTRKVKRFVKLPCTPYGITFDGESVICCSDGNDIHISMKDFCCTDIPSPCMSQDSYIAKQGDNTVYSVPDANKVFCLDEGTLVWEFKNDSVLKNQGGITVDDKGNVFVVGMSSKNIVVISPDGKQHKEIQIKECGLTEPSTICFDKINKQMLVTNVCNFAHLYDISYC; from the coding sequence ATGTCTACCAATACATCATTGTGTGCGATATGTGATCTTCGACATCTTACCGCAGCGTCCACGCACTGGTGTCCAGAATGTGAGGAATCACTTTGCAATAACTGTAAGGAACATCACAGCTTTTCGAAATCATCACGAGGCCATCAAGTCATACATATATCAGAGTACAACAATTTACCTTCGATTATCACCAATATTAACTCATTCTGCCCTTATCACAATGAGAAGTACACACAATACTGTGTAAAGCACGAAGTtcctatttgttttaaatgtatcaaaGAACATGGCAACTGCAGTGATCTGGCTCTTCTAGAAGATCTTGCACGAGACATAAAATCATCAGAGTTGTTCCGAGATATGGAACAAAGCTTGAATGATCTGAAGgtcaatttcaataaaattcgAGAAAACAGAGAGTACaatattttaactattaaaGACAAGAAGAAGCAAATCGTCGAAGATGTAAGTTGTTTTAAAAAGCAGATAAACTTGCATATTGATAAGCTGCAAGAGGACTTTTTGAAGGAACTTGACAAAGTAGAAACTGAATGTTGCGAAAAGATCTATTCAACTGTTTCTTCTATCAATGACCAATATACTGAAATAATTCAGTACAACGTAGAAATcgaaaacataaataaatatgctTCCGATCTACAAGCCTTCCTGGGCATGAGAGAAATCCAGAAGAATATAAACACAAGCGAGCACTGCATTCAGTCTATGGttcaaaaaaagaatttagAAAGAGTCGGGTTAGATTTTGATATCGATACTAAGTTACGAGAGTTTTTGACTAATGTTCGAAAATTTGGTTCCATCTTAGTTGATAGCTGCCAAACTGATAACATCGAATTAGTTAGGAAGAAAGACAGACAAGCTCAGATATTGGCAACAGAGGAACAGtctataaacaatataaaattaaatttcaagcGGAAACTAAGAACGTCATGCAACATAACAAAGGGATGTTGCGTTACTGCGAAATGTGAATACCTTTTCACAGATTATAATGAATGTAATGAGAAACTTGTGGTATTGAACTCAAATGGTAAGGCTGTATATACCATCGATCTTTCAGAGCCATATAGCGCATTCGATTTAGTATGTATAGACGACAATATAGTAGCTGTAAGTACAGGATATTCAAATGGAAATACTGGTGTGATTATTATTGATTTGACCACTAGAAAAGTAAAAAGGTTCGTTAAATTACCTTGTACACCCTATGGTATTACTTTCGATGGTGAATCTGTGATTTGCTGCTCTGACGGAAATGACATACATATTTCAATGAAAGATTTTTGCTGTACAGATATCCCAAGCCCGTGTATGTCTCAAGACTCGTACATTGCAAAGCAAGGTGACAATACTGTCTATAGCGTACCAGATGCGaataaagtattttgtttagATGAAGGAACATTAGTTTGGGAGTTCAAGAATGATAGTGTTTTAAAGAATCAAGGAGGGATTACTGTAGACGATAAAGGAAATGTTTTTGTCGTTGGGATGAGTTCTAAAAATATCGTTGTGATTTCTCCTGATGGTAAACAACACAAAGAGATACAAATAAAGGAATGTGGTCTCACTGAACCCAGTACaatatgttttgacaaaataaacaaacaaatgctCGTCACGAACGTATGTAATTTCGCACATCTTTATGACATTTCCTATTGTTGA
- the LOC134683232 gene encoding von Hippel-Lindau disease tumor suppressor-like produces MATDKKEIKSLKSDETVYVAFQNRSPRNVTLYWYDYSGKRVRYAVIKSGGIYSIDTFVTHPWSVSDSKTGDRLFVDNQFVFFPKVQPQEGDEPRYDRFFIDLPVYPLLIRCLQEIRKKIPKHEMDRLHIPDNLKHALKYVPDLKCSTYERFSIIDHDQS; encoded by the exons ATGGCGACGGATAAGAAGGAaattaaatctttgaaaagTGATGAAACAGTATATGTAGCATTTCAAAACAGATCTCCACGGAACGTGACACTTTATTGGTATGACTATTCAGGAAAACGTGTACGGTACGCCGTAATAAAATCAGGAGGGATTTACAGTATAGATACTTTTGTGACACATCCTTGGTCAGTTTCCGACAGTAAAACTGGAGATAGATTGTTCGTAGATAATCAGTTTGTTTTCTTCCCTAAAGTTCAACCACAAGAAGGTGACGAACCACGATATGATAGATTTTTCATTGATTTACCAG tgtacCCTCTTTTAATAAGATGTCTACaagaaataagaaagaaaatacCTAAACATGAAATGGATAGACTTCATATTCCGGATAATCTCAAACATGCTCTTAAATATGTTCCAGACCTCAAGTGCTCCACATATGAACGATTTTCtattattgatcatgatcaatcgTAA